One Echinicola strongylocentroti DNA window includes the following coding sequences:
- a CDS encoding CHAP domain-containing protein produces MAKTTIILLGLSLLIACRSDPGSRLPVEDLPSLRTERSKVKQSPLPEERSQRPSKVGLAMTDTLSIRHQVTATFLEEVGQLEVGKNNHGPAIKKYLASVGLGEGYAWCAAFVKWVLSENGLPASGANAWSPSWFPASRVIYQRNSEAKGNPQSGDVFGIYFSTKKRIAHVGFIHEWTEKYAVTVEGNTNDAGSREGDGVYRKKRLKRQIYAVADWITH; encoded by the coding sequence ATGGCAAAGACTACTATTATTCTGCTTGGTCTATCTCTCCTTATTGCTTGCCGGAGTGATCCTGGTAGCCGCCTACCTGTAGAAGACCTACCGTCATTGCGAACGGAGCGAAGCAAAGTGAAGCAATCTCCTCTTCCTGAGGAAAGATCGCAGCGCCCTTCCAAGGTCGGACTCGCGATGACGGATACACTAAGTATCCGTCATCAGGTCACAGCCACATTCCTAGAAGAAGTCGGCCAACTGGAGGTTGGAAAAAACAACCATGGCCCAGCTATCAAAAAGTATTTGGCATCGGTAGGACTTGGAGAAGGCTACGCCTGGTGCGCGGCCTTTGTGAAGTGGGTGCTGAGTGAAAATGGGTTACCGGCTTCAGGGGCCAATGCCTGGTCTCCAAGCTGGTTTCCCGCCTCAAGGGTAATCTATCAGCGAAACAGCGAAGCAAAAGGCAATCCACAATCTGGGGATGTGTTTGGGATCTATTTTAGCACAAAAAAGCGCATCGCACATGTAGGATTTATCCACGAATGGACAGAAAAATACGCCGTCACCGTGGAAGGGAACACCAATGATGCCGGATCCCGGGAGGGCGATGGCGTCTATAGAAAGAAACGACTTAAACGACAGATCTATGCAGTGGCCGACTGGATTACTCATTAG
- a CDS encoding DUF6712 family protein, producing the protein MMLINSTEELKEYIPASIALGFDDIKPKIRLVEREVIKRIFSSAIYDRATNAGAADNDRALKELLSEAVAHLALLQYIDMGQVLISSSGIQIASNENTKTAFEWQIDGLKKQCSLQGWGAVESALAFMETLPEGDLLTAWEETDTYKDSQMSVLSTLKQFEQYVSLHHSRVLFNKLLPTMTDQQEKVKAALGDSLWTKVVGYSSEEDSAQKTRLLRVYKKCGKALAYFTVAEGFVDTMLVLSDNGPLVIEAMQSRMPKAVKTAPEDLVKFIAENYRGKANGVITDLLAYLQENIEHFPEFKDSENYIDDEDQTDHIARNDPDWGLAFF; encoded by the coding sequence ATGATGCTAATTAATTCCACCGAAGAGCTGAAAGAATACATCCCTGCGAGCATTGCGCTGGGATTTGATGATATAAAGCCAAAAATCAGGCTCGTAGAGCGTGAGGTGATCAAGCGGATCTTCTCCTCAGCCATCTACGACCGTGCTACTAATGCGGGGGCAGCGGATAATGACCGAGCACTCAAAGAGCTCTTGTCCGAAGCCGTTGCCCACTTGGCTTTATTGCAGTATATCGACATGGGGCAGGTTTTGATTTCCTCCTCAGGAATTCAAATTGCTTCAAACGAAAACACCAAGACAGCTTTTGAATGGCAGATTGATGGGCTGAAGAAACAATGTTCCCTTCAGGGATGGGGCGCCGTGGAATCTGCCTTGGCCTTTATGGAAACTCTGCCGGAAGGCGATCTATTGACAGCATGGGAGGAAACAGACACCTATAAAGATTCCCAGATGTCTGTGTTGAGCACCTTGAAGCAATTTGAGCAGTATGTCAGCCTTCACCACTCGCGGGTATTGTTCAACAAGCTTCTTCCTACCATGACCGACCAGCAGGAGAAAGTGAAAGCTGCCCTTGGAGACAGCCTCTGGACAAAAGTGGTAGGCTACTCATCCGAGGAAGATTCCGCCCAAAAAACTAGGCTCCTAAGGGTTTATAAAAAGTGCGGCAAGGCGTTGGCTTACTTTACCGTGGCGGAGGGATTCGTGGATACCATGCTGGTACTTTCCGACAATGGGCCCTTAGTGATCGAGGCCATGCAATCCCGGATGCCTAAAGCAGTAAAAACAGCCCCCGAGGACCTGGTCAAGTTCATTGCTGAAAATTACCGTGGCAAAGCCAATGGCGTCATCACCGATTTACTGGCCTACCTCCAAGAAAATATCGAACACTTTCCCGAATTCAAAGACTCCGAAAACTATATCGACGATGAAGATCAGACGGATCACATCGCACGCAACGACCCCGACTGGGGATTAGCTTTCTTCTAG
- a CDS encoding DUF4468 domain-containing protein, which produces MKNQFLLLSFSILVLSSCMSTNSSSTNFTPNPHVETYEDLEHDKDELYILANEWFNQAFVNAESVISFRDKESGVIIGKYRFFGTRYTTQYGTSDNTVMASIVIRLKDNKARVTITPLGEIRYSNMSYDGISSGNKYSEEDAKRDMSNLANDFNHFVMSANNDF; this is translated from the coding sequence ATGAAAAATCAATTTTTACTACTCTCGTTTTCGATTTTGGTGCTATCGTCATGCATGTCAACAAATTCCAGCTCCACAAATTTTACTCCTAATCCCCATGTGGAGACTTATGAAGATTTGGAGCATGATAAGGATGAGCTCTACATTTTAGCAAATGAATGGTTTAACCAGGCATTTGTAAACGCAGAAAGTGTGATCAGTTTTAGGGATAAGGAATCTGGTGTCATTATTGGTAAGTATCGATTTTTTGGAACCAGATATACCACCCAGTATGGGACATCTGATAACACTGTAATGGCTTCAATTGTTATCAGATTGAAGGATAATAAAGCGAGGGTCACCATTACTCCTTTAGGTGAAATTAGATATTCTAATATGAGTTATGATGGGATAAGTTCTGGAAATAAATATTCAGAGGAAGATGCAAAAAGGGACATGTCAAATTTGGCTAATGATTTCAATCATTTTGTAATGTCAGCAAATAATGATTTTTGA
- a CDS encoding SOS response-associated peptidase encodes MCGRYGLQKDKEILEDKIKARAIGAFRRWKGKSNIAPSQLVPITTLENPDEIDCYHFGLVPHWAKDKNIGYKMINARSETVTEKASFKPLFNKGKRCLVYADGFYEWKREGKDKIPFRFFVPDREIFTFAGLWSRWKTPEGEDYNSFTIITTTPNELTAPIHDRMPVILTEEDAKVWMDPDQNPNDLEELLSPYPADAMDSYEVSTDINNTRNESPDLMEPLKK; translated from the coding sequence ATGTGTGGACGATATGGATTACAAAAGGATAAAGAAATATTAGAGGATAAAATTAAAGCCCGGGCCATCGGGGCATTTAGAAGGTGGAAGGGAAAATCCAACATCGCCCCCTCTCAATTGGTACCCATTACTACACTTGAAAATCCAGACGAAATTGATTGCTATCATTTCGGCTTGGTGCCGCATTGGGCGAAGGATAAAAATATTGGGTATAAAATGATCAATGCCCGATCAGAAACCGTGACCGAAAAAGCATCCTTTAAACCACTTTTCAATAAAGGTAAACGCTGCCTGGTCTATGCAGATGGATTCTACGAATGGAAAAGAGAAGGCAAGGATAAGATACCATTTCGTTTCTTTGTCCCAGACCGGGAGATCTTCACCTTTGCCGGATTATGGTCCCGATGGAAGACGCCTGAAGGAGAAGATTATAATTCCTTTACCATAATCACCACCACTCCCAACGAACTAACCGCCCCGATCCACGACAGAATGCCCGTGATCCTAACGGAAGAAGATGCCAAAGTCTGGATGGATCCCGACCAGAACCCTAATGATCTGGAAGAACTACTATCCCCTTATCCTGCTGATGCCATGGATTCTTATGAAGTATCAACGGATATTAACAATACTCGAAATGAGTCTCCTGATTTGATGGAGCCCCTAAAAAAATAA
- a CDS encoding phospholipase D-like domain-containing protein, translating into MKLFSTNDIPKPIPDQAGNPKGLRTKARASYALGKSLLQLQSVIGEIDHDQCIQFSTGGKWSMHHLLEYLLLKTGPAKVWLTTWTITEEPMRALVDMIRKGLITEINAVLDYRIEKRKPEALQLASNIITNIRLTKCHAKVLVIQNEQWKITVLGSANLSKNPRIEAGVIFTDEKSAKFHAQWIDDTIHGKEVFHGK; encoded by the coding sequence ATGAAACTGTTTTCGACCAACGATATTCCAAAACCAATCCCTGACCAGGCAGGAAATCCAAAAGGACTAAGAACCAAGGCCCGGGCATCCTATGCATTGGGAAAGTCCTTATTGCAACTGCAATCGGTCATCGGAGAAATTGACCATGACCAGTGCATCCAATTCAGCACTGGCGGAAAATGGTCCATGCATCACCTCCTGGAATACTTGCTGCTAAAGACCGGTCCCGCCAAGGTATGGCTAACGACCTGGACCATCACCGAGGAACCCATGCGGGCATTGGTGGACATGATCAGAAAGGGGCTCATCACAGAGATCAATGCAGTACTGGATTACCGCATCGAAAAGCGAAAACCAGAAGCCTTGCAATTGGCCTCGAACATTATCACCAATATCCGGCTCACGAAATGTCACGCCAAAGTATTGGTCATCCAAAATGAACAATGGAAAATAACCGTCTTAGGATCTGCCAACCTATCCAAGAATCCAAGGATTGAGGCCGGGGTTATCTTCACTGATGAGAAATCCGCCAAGTTCCACGCCCAGTGGATCGATGACACTATCCATGGAAAGGAGGTATTCCATGGTAAATGA
- a CDS encoding AAA family ATPase, which yields MKEIIIVYGNMGSGKSTFSRSLKKHLPSYQYVCLDDYRKDNFGEVLEDGHNTHEFEHKVARKTKAAIKDHQQVIYETTGGTRFFKEIYADFIRNQYKLYIVHIHCPPAICLERHMKREQDGHFHVVPVYKKRLDPKEYIERLEDRSAWIKADLVLNSEKYKPHELIKQFFQKFNAKGSNPELRQIIKDFDYSTGLKWFNDHVEGKFFVKEMLSSGEDDFNRARLKKELHQVLDQLESSAPTSLHKPVPERSRRKPTGRDTTPPQATITPAVTVKVTERAAQSPEELELKEKWLPLYSKASMVFGQLDLIEDDGKRKQACFEVLDLMDRVSEVWQEADFVKVHGKKPEYIDQGMDDMTPEQMSKRIRTLRTYISKAKKGKLKKENIPTWEAEKAELERRVSA from the coding sequence ATGAAGGAAATTATCATTGTTTATGGCAATATGGGATCAGGGAAATCCACCTTTTCCCGATCCCTTAAAAAACATCTTCCCTCCTATCAGTATGTATGTCTGGACGATTATCGCAAGGATAATTTTGGGGAAGTCTTAGAAGACGGCCACAATACCCACGAGTTTGAGCACAAGGTAGCCCGGAAAACTAAAGCGGCCATCAAAGACCACCAACAAGTGATCTATGAAACGACGGGTGGCACCCGATTTTTTAAGGAGATCTATGCGGACTTTATCCGCAATCAATACAAACTTTATATCGTTCACATCCACTGCCCACCTGCGATCTGCCTGGAAAGGCACATGAAGCGAGAACAGGACGGGCATTTCCATGTGGTCCCCGTTTACAAAAAGCGACTCGATCCCAAGGAATATATCGAACGACTGGAGGATCGTTCTGCTTGGATCAAGGCTGACCTGGTATTGAATTCAGAAAAATATAAGCCACATGAACTTATCAAACAGTTCTTTCAGAAATTCAATGCAAAAGGCAGCAACCCCGAGCTTCGCCAGATCATTAAGGACTTCGATTATTCCACCGGTCTTAAATGGTTTAATGATCATGTGGAAGGAAAGTTCTTTGTAAAAGAAATGCTATCCTCCGGAGAGGATGACTTTAACCGTGCCCGTCTCAAAAAGGAATTGCATCAGGTACTTGATCAACTGGAAAGTTCAGCTCCTACATCCCTACACAAGCCGGTTCCTGAGCGGAGCCGAAGGAAACCGACTGGGAGGGATACCACACCACCTCAAGCCACTATCACACCAGCTGTTACCGTTAAGGTCACCGAAAGGGCAGCACAATCCCCGGAAGAGCTTGAACTAAAAGAAAAATGGTTGCCACTCTACTCCAAGGCCTCTATGGTTTTTGGGCAGTTGGATTTGATCGAGGATGACGGCAAGCGGAAACAAGCTTGCTTTGAAGTACTGGATCTGATGGATAGGGTATCGGAGGTTTGGCAGGAAGCGGATTTTGTGAAGGTTCACGGAAAGAAACCAGAATATATCGATCAGGGCATGGACGATATGACACCCGAACAAATGTCAAAGCGCATCCGAACCCTTCGCACCTATATCAGCAAAGCCAAAAAAGGCAAACTTAAGAAAGAAAACATCCCCACCTGGGAGGCTGAAAAGGCTGAATTGGAAAGGAGGGTCAGCGCATGA
- a CDS encoding DUF6943 family protein: MKSFTAKSHVPGRSYNQPHLFILSKGNNAGKPLESETANCFVLTFDNTEDRDRIYWLCYGLWQDKVFAYHLHGSVIPFIRLYEFRKIVMGQVAFHENRMEAFDQIVQHLKAVLAKERNLIAQQKTVAQLKAAMVRKMRKGS, from the coding sequence ATGAAATCCTTCACTGCAAAATCACACGTTCCTGGTAGGTCCTACAACCAGCCACATCTTTTCATCCTAAGCAAAGGCAACAATGCCGGCAAACCGCTGGAGTCAGAAACGGCCAATTGCTTTGTGCTGACGTTTGATAACACGGAAGATCGGGACCGAATATATTGGTTGTGTTATGGGCTTTGGCAGGACAAAGTATTTGCTTACCACCTTCATGGATCGGTGATCCCCTTTATCAGGCTTTATGAGTTTAGGAAGATCGTAATGGGACAAGTGGCCTTTCATGAAAATCGCATGGAGGCATTTGACCAGATAGTGCAGCACCTTAAGGCAGTATTGGCTAAGGAACGTAACCTTATCGCCCAACAAAAGACCGTCGCGCAACTGAAAGCAGCCATGGTCAGAAAAATGAGGAAAGGGAGCTGA
- a CDS encoding JAB domain-containing protein — MKNLFNTIGEVKATYKTTGKPFAQITGSKDAATLLRELWDQDTIEYYESFCVLMLNRANKVIAYRFVGQGGTSGVIADPKTIFQAALLANSSALIVAHNHPSGQLKPSRQDLNLTEKVKLGGDFLDIHLLDHIIITADGHYSMADNGEL; from the coding sequence ATGAAAAATCTATTCAACACCATCGGAGAAGTAAAAGCTACCTACAAGACCACTGGCAAGCCTTTCGCACAAATTACCGGTAGCAAGGATGCCGCAACCCTCCTCAGGGAGCTCTGGGATCAGGACACCATCGAATATTATGAAAGTTTCTGCGTCCTCATGCTGAACCGCGCCAATAAAGTCATCGCTTACCGCTTCGTAGGCCAAGGAGGGACTTCCGGAGTAATAGCCGATCCCAAGACCATCTTTCAGGCAGCATTACTGGCCAACTCATCAGCCTTGATAGTCGCGCACAATCATCCCTCTGGCCAACTCAAACCCTCCAGACAAGATCTAAACCTTACCGAAAAAGTAAAACTAGGTGGCGACTTTCTGGACATCCACTTGCTTGATCATATCATCATCACTGCCGATGGCCACTACAGCATGGCCGACAACGGGGAGCTTTAA
- a CDS encoding head maturation protease, ClpP-related, which produces MSKTNPLFYEITNKSTANKTVDILMYGAIPSWDQDTWKIKNTADKFVRDFKALEKEYDRINIRINSPGGSLYHGFPIFNAVINSKKEIHTYNDGLAASMGGLLLLAGKTVHSAQNGMLMIHNAMSWGGGNADQLREMAKVLDKYDELIANKLAKKTGMTKEEVMDSYLNYKDHYLTPEEALEEKFIDEIDDYEAEEAPPANIANMNHEEVMAFYRPKDEDKSFFNRVTEHVRKTLNLSSSHGAPKHPNPPAPPAKNQSPNSNQDHMDFKDSLELLNKGELTAEDIAAVKAEIQQFTGANERFTSDEVQAKVDDAVKPVQAQVDTLTNEKGTLETEVSNLKTEKDNLAKTVNDLKGEKTTLETENNGLKLDIEAYRKSGVKPTNTKGKDPEKIEGEESPENYFSETDKEVRNLRKQMGYPDKSEKAD; this is translated from the coding sequence ATGAGCAAGACCAATCCCCTCTTTTACGAGATCACCAATAAGTCCACGGCCAATAAGACCGTGGACATCCTAATGTACGGTGCCATCCCCAGCTGGGACCAGGATACCTGGAAGATCAAGAACACGGCTGATAAGTTCGTCAGGGATTTTAAGGCCCTCGAAAAAGAATACGACCGCATCAATATCCGCATCAACAGTCCGGGAGGATCACTGTACCACGGTTTTCCGATTTTCAATGCGGTGATCAACAGTAAGAAGGAAATCCACACCTATAATGATGGTTTGGCCGCTTCCATGGGCGGACTGCTCTTGCTTGCTGGCAAAACCGTCCATTCCGCGCAAAACGGCATGCTAATGATCCACAATGCCATGAGCTGGGGCGGTGGCAATGCCGACCAGCTGCGGGAGATGGCCAAAGTACTCGACAAGTACGATGAGCTTATTGCCAATAAGCTGGCCAAGAAAACGGGCATGACCAAAGAGGAGGTCATGGACAGTTACCTTAACTATAAGGACCATTACCTCACCCCGGAGGAAGCACTGGAGGAGAAGTTTATTGATGAGATCGATGATTACGAGGCCGAAGAGGCTCCTCCTGCCAATATTGCCAACATGAATCACGAGGAGGTAATGGCTTTTTACCGTCCCAAGGACGAAGACAAAAGCTTCTTTAACCGGGTCACAGAGCATGTAAGAAAAACACTGAACCTTTCATCTTCCCATGGAGCTCCAAAACATCCCAATCCCCCAGCTCCTCCTGCCAAAAACCAGTCACCAAATTCCAATCAAGACCATATGGATTTCAAAGATTCACTTGAGCTGCTCAATAAGGGCGAGCTCACTGCCGAGGATATCGCTGCCGTAAAAGCAGAGATTCAACAATTTACCGGCGCCAATGAACGATTCACCTCGGACGAAGTACAGGCCAAGGTGGATGATGCTGTGAAGCCTGTACAAGCCCAAGTGGATACCCTTACCAATGAAAAGGGAACCTTGGAGACCGAAGTTTCCAACCTCAAAACCGAAAAGGACAACCTCGCCAAAACGGTGAATGACCTGAAAGGAGAAAAGACCACCCTGGAAACCGAGAACAATGGCCTCAAACTCGATATCGAGGCTTATCGCAAATCAGGAGTCAAGCCTACCAATACCAAGGGCAAGGATCCTGAAAAAATCGAAGGAGAAGAATCCCCTGAAAACTACTTCAGCGAGACGGACAAGGAAGTAAGGAACCTTCGCAAGCAAATGGGCTACCCTGATAAATCAGAAAAAGCCGACTAA
- a CDS encoding coiled-coil domain-containing protein — MTLADLFKEIWEAGKTRIKTPIIGAFIISWMVFNWKPVMIILFEQDLMSCRIEIVKDNYSSICSNLVYPLISAFIAVIAVQYFSIALNFLLTHAKGVRDGEMKKKALDKLRIDSDILTERERLSKLRSSVLKEESEENEIIQLREQANELRKQNMSLQNSLTETQNEITNLTNRISLDYKLSKTHRSEDFITIANSIYNEIKNRGELDHIQRLSHAYRLDPNDLGSINLETADYLIGKKILTHVKAKKEEAFLITDLGYEILNLYFSDYDDDPNQ; from the coding sequence ATGACCCTTGCAGATCTTTTTAAAGAAATATGGGAAGCCGGTAAAACGCGGATAAAAACACCTATTATTGGGGCTTTTATTATTTCTTGGATGGTATTTAATTGGAAACCTGTTATGATAATCCTTTTTGAGCAAGATTTAATGTCTTGCCGGATTGAAATTGTTAAAGATAATTATTCGTCAATTTGTTCAAATTTAGTTTATCCACTTATTTCTGCATTTATTGCAGTTATAGCTGTTCAATATTTTTCAATAGCCTTAAATTTTTTATTAACTCATGCTAAGGGTGTTAGAGATGGCGAAATGAAGAAAAAAGCATTAGATAAGCTCAGAATTGACTCTGATATTCTTACAGAAAGGGAAAGACTGTCAAAGCTAAGAAGTTCTGTTTTAAAGGAAGAGTCTGAAGAAAATGAAATTATTCAATTGAGGGAACAGGCTAATGAGCTTAGAAAGCAAAATATGTCTCTTCAAAATTCCCTAACAGAGACACAAAATGAAATTACCAACCTAACTAATCGAATTTCATTGGATTATAAACTTTCGAAGACTCATAGGAGTGAAGATTTTATAACTATTGCGAATTCCATTTATAATGAAATTAAGAACAGAGGAGAGTTAGATCATATCCAACGTCTTTCTCATGCTTATAGGTTAGATCCTAATGATTTAGGTTCAATAAATCTGGAAACAGCTGATTATTTAATAGGCAAAAAAATATTGACCCATGTCAAAGCCAAGAAAGAGGAGGCATTTTTAATAACAGATTTGGGATATGAAATTTTAAATTTGTACTTCAGTGATTATGATGATGATCCCAACCAATAG
- a CDS encoding DUF2829 domain-containing protein, with amino-acid sequence MPRYKIKPLTEEQYKEAPEAVRRFMIAATEKIPIPELEIAKTIRDHPQYFELAKPKSHSQKVKRMLNLKQQTERLKLDTIYSLPNKNHMNFDEANEALKQGKKVRLPEWRGYWFMNEEGYVRALTKDGEIVDASANVHYKRIGWEIADGLDFGWALSAIKAGKPVTREGWDGKVMFVFMRPSDSLTADFVINKVKSLPKCVKDFYFSQFSFSEGESKRGNGPAQSEVHFNPYLCMKAADGTIVNGWLASQTDLFAEDWQLFRS; translated from the coding sequence ATGCCCCGATACAAAATCAAGCCCCTCACGGAGGAACAATACAAGGAAGCCCCTGAAGCCGTTCGGAGGTTCATGATCGCAGCTACCGAAAAGATCCCCATCCCCGAACTGGAAATAGCCAAGACTATCCGGGATCATCCACAGTACTTCGAATTGGCTAAGCCCAAAAGCCATAGCCAAAAGGTAAAGCGAATGCTGAACCTGAAGCAACAGACGGAAAGGTTAAAACTTGATACTATTTACTCACTACCAAACAAAAATCACATGAATTTTGATGAAGCAAATGAAGCCCTTAAGCAAGGTAAAAAAGTAAGACTCCCAGAGTGGAGAGGCTATTGGTTTATGAATGAAGAAGGCTACGTCAGGGCCTTGACCAAAGACGGGGAAATCGTCGATGCATCAGCCAATGTGCATTATAAAAGAATAGGTTGGGAAATAGCCGATGGCTTGGATTTTGGCTGGGCACTTTCAGCGATAAAAGCTGGCAAACCGGTCACTCGAGAAGGGTGGGACGGAAAAGTCATGTTTGTTTTCATGCGCCCATCAGATAGCCTTACCGCCGATTTTGTCATTAATAAAGTCAAATCACTTCCCAAATGTGTCAAAGACTTCTACTTCTCCCAGTTTTCATTTTCCGAAGGGGAAAGTAAAAGAGGTAATGGGCCAGCGCAATCAGAAGTACATTTCAATCCCTACCTCTGTATGAAAGCCGCAGATGGCACTATTGTCAACGGATGGCTTGCCTCCCAAACTGACTTATTTGCAGAGGACTGGCAATTGTTCAGGTCTTAA
- a CDS encoding DNA cytosine methyltransferase: MKNSYITITDQFCGAGGSSQGVRNYANRIGGGVEVKMALNHWDLAIETHSTNFPETGHDCTDISACDPRRYPTTDGLITSPECTTHSPAGGNRHKSVKLQLDLYEKGKIDPATERSRATMWDVCRFAEYHQYNFIIVENVVEAKLRWALFDVWLKAMHTLGYKHKCCYLNSMHFWPTPQSRDRMYIVFWKAGNKAPDLNWMPLARCPCCGKDIRAIQHWKNSEKKYGKYRSQYVYVCPADGTVVEPYYYAAFNAIDWSDLGTKIGERSRPLKPNTMKRIKYGLEKYGEDPLIINTRHTSGLECRVKSSIELPIGTQCTDLSHGIATPIVIKGEHTSLNGYVKPVGGHFQTQTVRQSMSLVTPWIIEMNKTGECKHASHSASTITSGGVNHAILGSPLVVENKGQSKSKPTSKPFGALTTMINHGIVSDDALKSFLSYYNGSSQASGVNEAMGTVPTHDRVSVISYQKPKIEDCYYRMLKAHEVQRAMAFDDNYVIVGNSRQKVKQCGNAVTPPAMEWPVGQCVESLK; the protein is encoded by the coding sequence ATGAAAAATTCCTATATAACCATCACGGATCAATTTTGCGGAGCCGGGGGAAGTTCCCAGGGCGTGCGCAACTATGCCAATAGGATTGGCGGTGGGGTTGAAGTAAAAATGGCCTTGAACCACTGGGACTTGGCCATAGAAACACACAGCACCAACTTTCCTGAAACAGGGCATGACTGTACGGACATTTCCGCCTGTGACCCTAGGCGATATCCAACCACCGACGGACTGATCACTTCACCGGAATGTACCACGCACAGTCCGGCAGGTGGCAATCGCCATAAGTCGGTAAAGCTACAGCTCGACCTTTATGAAAAAGGAAAGATCGATCCTGCCACAGAAAGGTCACGAGCCACCATGTGGGACGTGTGCCGATTTGCGGAATACCACCAGTATAATTTTATCATCGTGGAAAATGTGGTGGAAGCCAAATTGCGCTGGGCACTGTTTGACGTATGGCTAAAGGCCATGCACACCCTTGGATATAAGCATAAGTGCTGTTATCTCAATTCCATGCACTTCTGGCCGACTCCCCAGTCGAGGGATCGAATGTACATTGTCTTTTGGAAAGCAGGGAACAAAGCCCCCGATCTGAACTGGATGCCCCTCGCCCGCTGCCCATGCTGCGGAAAGGATATCAGGGCAATACAACACTGGAAGAATTCGGAAAAGAAATACGGAAAATACCGGAGTCAATATGTATATGTTTGCCCAGCGGATGGCACCGTGGTAGAACCATATTACTACGCCGCTTTCAATGCTATTGATTGGAGCGATCTGGGCACCAAGATCGGAGAACGTTCACGCCCACTAAAGCCCAACACCATGAAGCGTATCAAGTATGGACTGGAGAAGTATGGAGAGGATCCCCTTATCATCAATACACGCCATACTTCAGGATTGGAATGCAGGGTAAAATCGTCGATTGAACTTCCCATTGGTACCCAATGTACTGACCTCAGTCATGGAATTGCCACCCCCATAGTGATCAAAGGTGAACATACTTCTCTTAATGGATATGTCAAACCGGTGGGCGGACACTTTCAAACCCAAACGGTAAGGCAATCTATGTCACTGGTCACGCCTTGGATCATCGAAATGAACAAGACAGGTGAATGCAAACATGCTTCCCATTCCGCATCCACCATTACTTCAGGTGGTGTAAACCATGCCATTTTGGGCAGTCCACTGGTAGTGGAAAATAAGGGGCAAAGTAAATCCAAACCCACCAGCAAGCCCTTCGGGGCACTTACCACCATGATCAACCATGGGATAGTATCCGATGATGCCCTAAAATCATTCCTCAGCTATTACAATGGATCCAGCCAAGCCAGCGGTGTCAATGAAGCCATGGGCACCGTGCCCACCCATGACCGGGTAAGTGTGATCAGCTACCAGAAACCGAAAATAGAAGATTGCTATTACCGCATGCTCAAGGCCCACGAAGTACAGCGTGCCATGGCTTTCGATGATAACTATGTGATAGTGGGCAACTCCCGACAAAAAGTAAAACAATGCGGCAATGCCGTCACCCCTCCGGCCATGGAATGGCCGGTCGGGCAATGTGTGGAATCATTAAAGTAA